In Fimbriiglobus ruber, a genomic segment contains:
- a CDS encoding UbiD family decarboxylase codes for MGHLNLTEAVTDLERHGHLVRIDAPVDPHLEMAEIQRRLYRRGGPAVLFTRPTGTTFPMLCNLFGTIERTRFLFRDALSSVRKLVALKTDPGAALKHPWRYWDAPLAAWRARPKFVRSGPILAHTTTTSRLPQLKCWPQDGGAFVTLPQVYTEHPDRPGWAHSNLGMYRVQLSGNEYEPDREVGMHYQIHRGIGVHHAAAVARGERLRVNVVVGGPPALAVSAVMPLPEGVPELAFAGALGGRRLRMVYPRGGQLPVPAEADFVIAGTIDPTRTKPEGPFGDHLGYYSLTHPFPVMTVEAVYHRPGAIWPFTVVGRPPQEDTSFGEFIHELTGPVIPTVLPGVHAVHAVDAAGVHPLLLAIGSERYVPYAETRRPQELLTLASAILGQGQLSLAKYLLIVAREDDPTLDVHDVPAVFRHVLERVDWARDLHFHTRTTIDTLDYSAGEGLNAGSKVVIAVAGPKRRELGKQVPANLSLPAGFTDPRVALSGVLVVRGPGFGAATVAEYHPDLVRFVGEFGLRNPNLGLFPLIVIVDENEFAARSLNNWLWVTFTRSNPAADILGVDGATHRKHYGCRGPLVIDARLKPHMAPPLEEAPAVSKRVDEMCAAGGPLHGLID; via the coding sequence ATGGGGCACCTTAATCTGACAGAAGCGGTAACCGACCTGGAACGCCACGGCCACCTCGTTCGCATCGACGCCCCGGTCGACCCGCACCTGGAAATGGCCGAGATTCAACGCCGCCTCTACCGCCGGGGTGGTCCCGCGGTTTTATTCACCCGGCCGACCGGTACGACCTTCCCGATGCTCTGCAACCTCTTCGGGACGATCGAACGGACGCGCTTCCTCTTCCGCGACGCGCTTTCGAGTGTCCGCAAATTGGTCGCCCTCAAGACCGACCCAGGCGCCGCACTCAAGCACCCGTGGCGGTATTGGGACGCTCCCCTGGCCGCGTGGCGGGCGCGGCCGAAGTTCGTCCGGTCCGGTCCCATCCTCGCGCACACGACGACCACCTCGCGGCTGCCGCAACTCAAATGCTGGCCGCAGGATGGGGGAGCGTTTGTGACACTCCCGCAGGTGTATACCGAACACCCGGATCGGCCGGGGTGGGCACACTCGAACTTGGGCATGTACCGGGTGCAGTTGTCCGGGAACGAGTACGAGCCGGACCGCGAAGTCGGCATGCACTACCAGATCCACCGGGGCATCGGCGTCCACCACGCGGCGGCCGTGGCGAGGGGCGAACGTTTGCGGGTGAACGTCGTCGTCGGCGGCCCGCCGGCGCTGGCCGTGAGCGCGGTCATGCCGCTGCCCGAAGGGGTACCGGAACTGGCGTTCGCCGGCGCCCTCGGGGGGCGCCGGCTCCGGATGGTGTACCCCCGGGGCGGGCAACTTCCGGTCCCGGCCGAGGCCGATTTCGTCATCGCGGGCACGATCGACCCGACGCGGACGAAACCCGAGGGGCCGTTCGGCGACCACCTGGGGTATTACAGTCTGACTCACCCATTTCCGGTGATGACGGTCGAGGCGGTGTACCACCGGCCCGGCGCGATCTGGCCGTTCACGGTCGTCGGCCGCCCGCCGCAGGAAGACACGTCGTTTGGCGAGTTCATCCACGAGTTGACGGGCCCGGTGATCCCGACGGTGTTGCCGGGCGTCCACGCGGTCCACGCGGTCGACGCGGCGGGCGTCCACCCACTGTTATTAGCGATCGGGAGTGAACGATACGTCCCGTATGCCGAGACGCGGCGGCCGCAAGAGCTGCTGACCCTCGCCAGCGCGATCCTCGGCCAAGGGCAACTCTCGCTGGCGAAATATCTACTGATCGTCGCCCGGGAAGACGACCCGACCCTCGACGTCCACGACGTGCCGGCGGTGTTCCGCCATGTCCTAGAGCGAGTCGATTGGGCTCGCGACCTGCACTTCCACACCCGAACCACGATCGACACACTGGATTACTCGGCCGGGGAAGGATTAAACGCGGGGTCGAAGGTGGTGATTGCTGTCGCCGGCCCGAAACGCCGCGAACTCGGCAAACAGGTGCCCGCGAACCTGAGTCTTCCGGCCGGGTTCACCGACCCGCGCGTCGCCCTTTCCGGAGTACTTGTCGTTCGCGGTCCCGGATTTGGGGCCGCAACTGTTGCCGAGTATCATCCGGATCTGGTGCGGTTCGTCGGTGAGTTCGGGCTGCGGAATCCGAATCTCGGATTGTTTCCGTTGATCGTAATCGTGGACGAAAACGAATTCGCCGCGCGGTCGTTGAACAATTGGCTCTGGGTGACGTTCACGCGATCGAACCCTGCCGCCGACATCCTGGGTGTGGACGGTGCGACGCACCGAAAGCATTACGGCTGTCGAGGCCCGTTGGTGATCGACGCCCGGCTCAAACCGCACATGGCGCCGCCACTCGAAGAGGCTCCGGCCGTCTCGAAGCGAGTAGACGAGATGTGCGCGGCGGGCGGCCCGTTGCACGGGTTAATTGACTGA